A genomic stretch from Aedes albopictus strain Foshan chromosome 2, AalbF5, whole genome shotgun sequence includes:
- the LOC109430175 gene encoding 2-oxoglutarate and iron-dependent oxygenase JMJD4 homolog, with the protein MASLTELEIGPTPATFPEVSFPVEITRLPASELSYGEFFSRFMQTNTAVIIGSVADRWKCFRRWVHRDRDDDAVDKVDVTYLKARIGNVTVPVADCGRQYYNAHEKRDMQFHEFLDYWADRKEEHSKMYLKDWHLREIMPQYRFYETPMFFGSDWLNEYLIDRKLDDYMFVYIGPKGTWTSFHADVFASYSWSTNIYGVKRWLLLPPGEEIKLKDKLGNFPFEISEELLKEKQVRYYDIRQTAGEAIFVPSGWYHQVQNLEDAISVNHNWFNGCNIANIWASLWAAYEQVVKEIDDCRDMDNFDEHCQLMLKASYGMNLEAFLDILEHVANKRIGTILGGVDVVHFDIYKLGKCHIQFDLMKIQDVLSSMHEQNMLLETLRLLTKVEENMDKIKSALRQF; encoded by the coding sequence ATGGCCTCGCTGACGGAATTGGAAATCGGCCCCACTCCGGCAACATTCCCGGAGGTCTCGTTCCCGGTGGAAATCACTCGCCTTCCGGCCTCGGAGCTAAGCTACGGTGAGTTTTTCAGCCGCTTCATGCAAACAAACACGGCCGTCATCATTGGTTCGGTCGCCGACCGGTGGAAGTGCTTTCGGCGCTGGGTGCATCGTGATCGTGATGATGATGCAGTCGATAAAGTAGACGTGACCTACCTGAAGGCGCGTATCGGAAACGTTACCGTACCGGTGGCGGATTGCGGACGGCAGTACTACAATGCTCACGAGAAGCGGGATATGCAGTTTCACGAGTTTTTGGATTATTGGGCTGACCGGAAGGAGGAACATTCGAAGATGTATCTCAAGGATTGGCATCTGAGGGAAATAATGCCGCAGTATCGGTTTTATGAGACGCCAATGTTCTTTGGGTCCGACTGGCTCAATGAGTATTTGATTGACCGGAAGCTTGACGATTATATGTTCGTATATATTGGACCGAAGGGCACGTGGACATCATTCCATGCCGATGTGTTTGCATCGTACAGTTGGTCAACCAACATCTATGGAGTAAAAAGATGGCTCTTGTTGCCACCGGGAGAAGAAATCAAACTTAAGGACAAGCTGGGAAACTTTCCTTTCGAAATAAGCGAAGAGCTTTTGAAGGAAAAGCAGGTGCGCTATTATGACATCCGCCAAACGGCAGGGGAAGCGATATTCGTCCCGAGTGGGTGGTACCATCAGGTCCAAAACCTAGAGGATGCGATTTCCGTTAACCATAACTGGTTCAATGGATGCAATATAGCGAACATTTGGGCCAGTTTATGGGCGGCGTACGAGCAGGTTGTGAAGGAAATCGACGATTGTAGGGACATGGACAACTTCGACGAGCATTGTCAGCTGATGTTGAAGGCGTCCTACGGGATGAATCTGGAAGCGTTTCTGGATATTCTGGAACATGTTGCTAACAAGCGAATTGGGACCATCCTAGGGGGCGTTGATGTAGTTCATTTCGATATATACAAATTAGGTAAGTGCCATATCCAGTTTGATCTAATGAAAATTCAGGATGTACTAAGTAGTATGCATGAGCAAAACATGTTACTAGAAACATTGCGGCTATTGACCAAAGTTGAAGAAAACATGGATAAAATAAAGTCAGCACTTAGGCAGTTTTAA
- the LOC109430174 gene encoding alpha-methylacyl-CoA racemase: MALKGLKVLEFAGLAPGPFCGMILADFGATVTRIDKTPTNSLDVLQGGKRTLALDLKKPKAVEIVRSLCRSSDVLIEPFRPGVMEKLGLGPSEMMTENPRLIYARLTGFGQNGPHAPRAGHDINYVALSGILSLFGRKGERPTAPINLAADFAGGGLLCAFGILAALLERHHSGKGQIVDHAMVEGAAYVGSWLIRSQNLPVWGKPRGENILDTGAHFYDTFETKDGKYMSVGALEPQFYKELLQGLDLEGNIAQYDDDDKARHLVEAVFRTKTRDEWTDIFSNRDACVFPVLELNEVNQYTHNRERNAFLDRSETKDDQLVPNPAPKLSRTPASAGALAEQKDELQMVEEICQEIALGPEDVAELCKEKVILTSIVPKL; the protein is encoded by the exons ATGGCCCTAAAAGGATTGAAGGTGTTGGAGTTCGCCGGACTTGCTCCTGGACCATTCTGTGGGATGATTCTGGCGGACTTTGGAGCGACCGTCACCCGAATAGATAAG ACACCGACCAACAGCTTGGATGTTCTGCAAGGCGGCAAGAGAACGTTGGCTTTGGATCTGAAGAAACCCAAGGCAGTGGAAATAGTACGATCGCTCTGCCGGTCGTCCGATGTGCTGATAGAACCATTTCGACCAGGCGTAATGGAAAAGCTGGGTCTAGGACCCAGCGAAATGATGACCGAGAACCCGAGATTGATCTACGCCCGGCTGACGGGGTTCGGCCAAAATGGTCCCCACGCACCCCGAGCAGGCCATGACATCAACTATGTGGCCCTGTCTGGCATCCTATCATTGTTCGGTAGGAAAGGCGAACGGCCTACGGCGCCGATTAACTTAGCAGCCGACTTTGCTGGTGGTGGATTGTTGTGTGCCTTTGGCATTCTGGCAGCCCTATTGGAGCGGCATCACTCCGGAAAGGGGCAGATCGTGGATCACGCAATGGTGGAAGGTGCTGCGTATGTAGGAAGTTGGCTGATTCGTTCGCAGAATCTCCCTGTTTGGGGTAAGCCCCGTGGAGAGAACATTCTCGACACCGGAGCGCATTTTTACGATACCTTTGAAACCAAGGATGGGAAATATATGTCGGTCGGCGCCTTAGAACCCCAATTCTATAAGGAACTGCTGCAAGGATTAGATTTGGAGGGTAACATCGCACAGTATGACGATGACGATAAAGCGCGTCACCTGGTCGAAGCAGTGTTCCGCACCAAAACCAGAGACGAATGGACTGATATCTTCTCCAATCGAGATGCATGCGTATTCCCAGTGCTCGAGTTGAACGAAGTAAACCAATACACGCACAATAGGGAACGCAATGCCTTCCTAGATCGAAGCGAAACAAAGGACGATCAATTGGTTCCGAATCCTGCTCCGAAACTCAGTAGAACACCGGCCTCTGCTGGGGCACTGGCCGAACAGAAAGACGAACTGCAAATGGTAGAGGAAATTTGCCAAGAAATAGCTCTGGGACCGGAAGATGTCGCTGAACTGTGCAAGGAAAAAGTAATACTAACGAGCATCGTGCCAAAGCTGTAG
- the LOC134286084 gene encoding uncharacterized protein K02A2.6-like has product MTLAEIVNEGRSLETIEKVRQQLQNSVEVNKITTSKNTCYRCGHTGHYANDDCCPAKDKKCEKCGLIGHFKRCCKTKHREKKMSNQRVRQIDKESVAGSETFYDSDDAVSEVVGGDDSVKYVFATDTENTNGEKVVCSVGGVKIKWIVDSGAGVNVIDSDTWEFLKKNQVQVLSQAKGTKRVLKAYGNNDLDVLGEFTAKIATKDREIVAEVIVVKSRGASLLSCDTATQLQILKINTNVWGVSCSADNIGKINGMEVSLQINEEVKPVQHTKCHIPIPLQEKVQKEIDNLLDQDIIEPAPRDSPWISRLVVSPKAGDPSAVRLCVDMRAANRAIVPQHYPLPTFEDILPHLQNCKWFSKIDLVKAFHQVVLAENTRFITTFATHQGYYRYKRLAFGMNCASEVFQSIIERVLKGISGVKVFIDDILVFAPNKRIHDEVLRLVLRRLQEYGITINPRKCVYGKSEVTFMGHILSENGIKPTMDKVEAIKLLCEPRNVQEMRSFLGMITYLSRFIPNLSTLTAPLRELLRKDTKYRWELTHQAAFLEIKSILADPKSLGYYSPKDKTILIADASPTGLGAVLLQEKDGIKRVICYISKSLSETEKSYAQNEKEALALVWATERLQVYLRGLEFLLLTDHEPLKVIFGPEHHSCPRIERWAMRLQSFRFKIVHIPGKINIADPLSRLPQFQHCSTYDQIGEQSVLVIAERAKPVALRLEEIVKESLADTTLCAVKEALRTGRWSESVKKYAAFKDELYCCNEVLLRGERLVIPVSLQKRVLMLAHIGHPGIERSKQRLRSKVWWPSMDGDVEKAVRSCLECQIVGKAAPPEPMAIRELPQKPWEHLNMDMLGPLPSGDSLLVIVDAYSRFRIVEILRHTTSSDIIDKLHPLFMRLGIPTILTTDNARNFTSKEMEDFCDKFGVRMRQTTPYWPQANGEVERQNRSILKILQIAELNKSDWRKDLEEFNYVYALTPHPATGYSPAEILFGRKFRDWIPHMSQIVSATDEAVRDRDAIYKHAAKTHADAARGAKTSYLQTGDRVLMKNLHPANKLSAPFLPDPAIVLQKQGNSVMVETPAGRTYRRNSSHLKKVHEKEDTNSDNEAEWTTPSEEHRQGSPIDATDRRNQLSSQSKSPVPLTESPVLRSKRTIRKPLRFEDYVLDVNSNGQ; this is encoded by the coding sequence ATGACATTGGCAGAAATAGTTAATGAAGGTCGGTCACTGGAAACGATTGAAAAAGTGCGTCAACAATTGCAAAATTCAGTTGAAGTCAACAAGATCACAACTTCGAAGAATACGTGCTACCGTTGTGGACATACAGGACACTACGCGAATGATGATTGTTGTCCTGCGAAAGATAAGAAGTGTGAGAAATGTGGCCTTATTGGCCATTTCAAACGGTGTTGTAAAACGAAACATCGTGAGAAGAAAATGAGTAACCAACGAGTTCGTCAAATTGACAAGGAGTCTGTGGCTGGCTCCGAAACTTTTTATGATTCTGATGATGCCGTCAGTGAAGTGGTGGGCGGAGACGATAGTGTTAAATATGTGTTTGCCACTGACACCGAAAATACAAACGGCGAAAAAGTAGTGTGTAGTGTGGGGGGAGTTAAAATCAAATGGATTGTTGATTCTGGAGCAGGAGTTAATGTTATTGACAGTGACacatgggaattcctgaagaagaatcAAGTTCAAGTGCTGTCCCAAGCCAAGGGGACGAAGAGAGTGTTGAAGGCGTATGGAAACAATGACCTCGATGTGTTGGGGGAGTTTACAGCCAAAATCGCCACTAAGGATCGGGAAATTGTGGCAGAAGTGATTGTAGTGAAAAGCAGAGGTGCAAGTTTGCTAAGCTGTGACACGGCGACTCAGCTACAGATTCTAAAAATCAACACTAACGTCTGGGGAGTAAGCTGCAGTGCTGACAACATTGGGAAGATCAACGGAATGGAAGTGTCTCTTCAAATCAATGAGGAAGTGAAACCTGTTCAGCATACAAAGTGCCACATTCCGATTCCACTCCAGGAGAAGGTGCAGAAGGAAATCGACAACCTGTTGGACCAGGACATAATCGAACCGGCTCCGAGagattctccttggatttctcgaCTAGTTGTTTCACCAAAAGCTGGCGACCCTTCTGCTGTGCGTCTTTGTGTTGACATGCGAGCAGCCAACCGAGCAATTGTCCCACAACATTATCCATTACCGACGTTTGAGGACATTCTACCACATCTTCAGAACTGCAAATGGTTTTCCAAAATAGATCTCGTGAAAGCCTTTCACCAAGTGGTACTAGCGGAGAATACACGGTTCATCACTACGTTTGCAACTCATCAAGGATATTATCGCTATAAACGATTAGCGTTCGGAATGAACTGTGCCTCAGAGGTATTTCAGAGTATTATCGAACGTGTTCtgaaaggaatctccggagtaaAGGTGTTTATCGACGACATTCTTGTGTTCGCACCAAATAAACGGATCCACGATGAAGTTCTCAGATTAGTGTTGCGTCGCTTACAGGAATATGGTATCACGATCAACCCTCGTAAATGCGTATACGGGAAGTCAGAAGTTACATTCATGGGCCACATTCTGTCGGAGAACGGAATAAAACCAACCATGGACAAGGTGGAAGCCATCAAACTGCTGTGTGAACCAAGGAATGTTCAGGAGATGCGGAGTTTTCTCGGCATGATCACATACCTGAGCCGCTTCATTCCTAACTTGTCAACGTTGACTGCACCACTTCGGGAGTTGTTGCGGAAGGACACTAAATATCGATGGGAACTGACGCATCAGGCAGCATTTCTGGAAATCAAAAGTATTTTGGCGGATCCGAAGTCTTTAGGATACTACTCTCCAAAAGACAAAACGATTTTGATCGCGGATGCGAGTCCGACAGGGCTCGGTGCCGTGTTACTGCAGGAGAAAGATGGCATCAAGAGAGTAATCTGTTACATTAGCAAGAGTTTGTCGGAAACGGAAAAGTCTTATGCGCAAAACGAAAAGGAGGCCTTGGCTCTGGTATGGGCAACGGAGCGTCTACAAGTTTACCTTCGTGGTCTGGAGTTTTTATTATTGACGGACCACGAGCCCCTCAAGGTAATATTCGGGCCTGAGCATCATTCTTGCCCGAGGATTGAAAGGTGGGCCATGCGTTTGCAGTCGTTCCGTTTCAAAATAGTTCATATTCCTGGTAAAATCAACATTGCTGACCCGTTGTCCCGGTTGCCACAGTTTCAGCATTGTTCTACCTATGATCAAATTGGAGAGCAATCGGTGCTGGTGATTGCTGAACGTGCGAAGCCTGTTGCGTTGAGATTGGAGGAAATCGTCAAGGAATCGTTAGCTGATACAACATTGTGTGCCGTCAAAGAAGCCCTTCGTACCGGCCGATGGAGTGAATCTGTGAAAAAATATGCTGCGTTCAAAGATGAGCTGTATTGCTGCAATGAAGTGCTACTGCGAGGAGAGCGTCTTGTGATTCCGGTCAGTCTGCAGAAGCGTGTTTTGATGTTGGCACATATAGGGCACCCTGGCATTGAACGGTCTAAGCAGCGTCTTCGATCTAAAGTGTGGTGGCCATCAATGGACGGCGACGTAGAAAAGGCTGTACGTAGTTGTCTAGAATGTCAAATTGTCGGGAAAGCAGCGCCTCCGGAACCTATGGCGATCAGAGAGTTACCTCAAAAACCATGGGAGCATTTGAATATGGATATGCTTGGTCCCCTTCCATCAGGAGATTCGCTTTTGGTAATAGTCGACGCATATAGTCGATTTCGAATTGTGGAGATATTGAGGCACACAACCTCCTCGGATATCATTGACAAACTACACCCTCTTTTTATGCGGCTTGGAATCCCGACTATTTTGACGACCGATAACGCACGAAACTTTACGAGCAAGGAAATGGAAGACTTCTGCGACAAATTCGGCGTGCGAATGCGACAAACGACTCCTTATTGGCCGCAGGCCAACGGCGAGGTCGAGCGCCAAAATCGTTcgattttgaagattttgcaGATTGCTGAGCTGAACAAATCCGACTGGAGAAAAGATTTGGAGGAGTTCAATTATGTCTATGCTTTGACACCACATCCTGCTACGGGATATTCTCCGGCAGAAATACTTTTCGGTCGGAAGTTCAGAGACTGGATTCCCCACATGTCTCAAATAGTGAGTGCGACTGATGAAGCTGTTCGAGATAGAGATGCAATCTACAAACACGCTGCGAAAACTCATGCTGATGCTGCAAGAGGAGCAAAAACATCGTATCTGCAGACTGGAGATCGGGTACTGATGAAAAATCTTCATCCTGCGAACAAGTTGTCGGCACCATTCCTACCAGATCCAGCAATAGTGCTACAAAAGCAAGGCAATTCAGTGATGGTTGAGACCCCCGCCGGTCGAACTTATCGTCGTAACTCAAGCCATCTGAAGAAAGTGCACGAAAAAGAAGATACCAATTCGGATAATGAAGCTGAATGGACCACTCCTTCTGAAGAACATCGCCAAGGATCTCCAATAGATGCGACCGATCGTCGTAACCAGCTGTCGAGCCAGTCGAAATCACCAGTGCCGTTGACGGAGAGTCCAGTGCTACGATCAAAACGGACTATCCGGAAACCGTTGCGTTTTGAAGACTACGTGTTGGATGTTAACAGTAATGGACAGTAA